From Aphelocoma coerulescens isolate FSJ_1873_10779 chromosome W unlocalized genomic scaffold, UR_Acoe_1.0 ChrW_unloc_scaf_1, whole genome shotgun sequence, one genomic window encodes:
- the LOC138102775 gene encoding UPF0729 protein C18orf32-like: MVCIPCIVIPVLLWVYKKFLEPYIYPIIAPFIKHVWPKKAAQEMTATKQGRGGSGGNPQAPSATKRDQEDECGIYKFESNGVAIGIATKRSTEVCDKKMD, translated from the exons ATGGTGTGCATTCCTTGCATTGTCATTCCAGTCCTCCTCTGGGTCTACAAGAAATTCCTGGAACCGTATATCTATCCCATTATCGCACCTTTCATTAAGCATGTATGGCCCAAGAAAGCTGCGCAGGAAATGACAGCCACAAAACAAGGTCGAGGAGGCAGTGGTGGAAATCCACAGGCACCTTCAGCCACAAAAAGAGATCAGGAGGATGAATGTGGAATTTATAAA TTTGAAAGCAATGGCGTTGCAATTGGAATTGCCACAAAGAGATCCACAGAAGTTTGTGACAAGAAAATGGATTAA
- the LOC138102700 gene encoding large ribosomal subunit protein uL22-like, giving the protein MVRYSLDPENPTKSCKSRGSNLRVHFKNTRETAQAIKGMHIRKATKYLKDVTLKKQCVPFRRYNGGVGRCAQAKQWGWTQGRWPRKSAEFLLHMLKNAESNAELKGLDVDSLVIEHIQVNKAPKMRRRTYRAHGRINPYMSSPCHIEMILTEKEQIVPKPEEEVAQKKKISQKKLKKQKLMARD; this is encoded by the exons ATGGTGCGCTACTCTCTGGATCCAGAGAATCCCACAAAAT caTGCAAGTCACGGGGATCCAACCTGCGAGTGCATTTCAAG AACACTCGAGAGACTGCCCAGGCCATCAAGGGCATGCACATCCGCAAGGCCACCAAGTACTTGAAGGATGTCACCTTGAAGAAGCAATGCGTTCCCTTCCGGCGCTACAACGGGGGAGTTGGTAGATGCGCCCAG GCCAAGCAGTGGGGCTGGACGCAGGGACGCTGGCCCAGGAAGAGTGCGGAGTTCTTGCTGCACATGCTCAAAAATGCAGAGAGCAATGCTGAGCTCAAG GGTCTTGATGTGGATTCTCTAGTCATTGAGCACATCCAAGTTAACAAGGCTCCCAAAATGCGCCGACGCACATACAGAGCACATGGTAGGATCAACCCCTACATGAGCTCCCCCTGCCACATTGAGATGATCCTCACTGAGAAGGAGCAGATCGTTCCCAAGCCAGAGGAGGAAGTTGCTCAAAAGAAAAAG ataTCCCAGAAGAAGCTGAAGAAGCAAAAGCTAATGGCTCGGGATTAA